A DNA window from Pseudodesulfovibrio thermohalotolerans contains the following coding sequences:
- a CDS encoding fumarate reductase flavoprotein subunit, with the protein MQTYYSDLLVIGAGLSGERVACEAAQNGFKATCLSIVPARRSHSSAAQGGMQAALGNCAKGEGDNTDVHFIDTVKGSDWGCDQEVARLFADAAPIEMRRLAHWGVPWNRVVPGQSFYFKGGEKFEKYEKEENEGLITARSFGGTAKWRTCYTSDGTGHAVMCTMDNRCAELGIDVFDKKEAISLIHDGDKCMGAVVRCLRTGQLEVFLAKATAICTGGFGRIYKATTNAVICDGGGHIIAHETGVVPIGNPESIQFHPTGIVPTDILVTEGCRGDGGTLLDVNEERFMHIYEPEKAELASRDVVSRRMTEHMRAGKGVKSPYGEHLWLDIRHLGDKHISTKLREVDEICHHFLGVDPRVELIPVRPTQHYTMAGIRTNKDGAVYGLKGLYSAGEAACWDMHGFNRLGGNSLAETVVAGGIIGAKVVEFLKGYETTFDTKAINAEVKRQEERIHDVIHGRNGKLNVYQVRNEMQEALMKGCFVFRNKEGLEECVTTLQGTMEKARKVGLVSDGVGANHELAAALKLEGQVRLAMCIAHAALMRTESRGSHNREDFPERNDAEWLNRTLAYWPEGADMPELKYEDTTPLFELPPGDRGYGGGKIIPADEKYVKERTVKSPVTEIGKKK; encoded by the coding sequence ATGCAGACATATTATTCCGACCTCCTCGTCATCGGCGCCGGCCTGTCCGGTGAGCGCGTGGCCTGCGAGGCCGCCCAGAACGGTTTCAAGGCCACCTGCCTGTCCATCGTGCCCGCCCGACGCTCCCACTCCTCGGCCGCCCAGGGCGGTATGCAGGCAGCTCTCGGCAACTGCGCCAAGGGCGAGGGCGACAACACGGACGTCCACTTCATCGACACCGTCAAAGGCTCCGACTGGGGATGCGACCAGGAAGTCGCCCGCCTTTTCGCCGACGCCGCGCCCATCGAGATGCGCCGCCTGGCCCATTGGGGCGTGCCCTGGAACCGCGTCGTGCCCGGCCAGTCCTTCTACTTCAAGGGCGGCGAAAAGTTCGAAAAATACGAGAAGGAAGAAAACGAGGGCCTGATTACCGCCCGTTCCTTCGGCGGCACGGCCAAGTGGCGCACCTGCTACACTTCGGACGGCACCGGCCACGCGGTCATGTGCACCATGGACAACCGCTGCGCCGAGCTGGGCATCGACGTCTTCGACAAGAAGGAAGCCATCTCCCTCATCCATGACGGCGACAAGTGCATGGGCGCGGTGGTCCGCTGCCTGCGCACCGGCCAACTGGAAGTCTTCCTGGCCAAGGCGACCGCCATCTGCACCGGCGGTTTCGGCCGCATCTACAAGGCCACCACCAACGCGGTCATCTGCGACGGCGGCGGTCACATCATCGCCCACGAAACCGGCGTCGTGCCCATCGGCAACCCGGAATCCATCCAGTTCCACCCCACCGGCATCGTGCCCACCGACATCCTCGTCACCGAGGGCTGCCGCGGTGACGGCGGAACCCTGCTCGACGTCAACGAAGAGCGGTTCATGCACATCTACGAGCCGGAAAAGGCCGAGCTGGCCTCCCGCGACGTGGTCTCCCGCCGGATGACCGAACACATGCGGGCGGGCAAGGGCGTGAAGTCCCCCTATGGCGAGCACCTCTGGCTCGACATCCGCCACCTGGGCGACAAGCACATCTCCACCAAGCTCCGCGAAGTCGACGAAATCTGCCATCACTTCCTGGGCGTGGACCCGCGCGTGGAACTCATCCCCGTGCGCCCGACCCAGCACTACACCATGGCCGGCATCCGGACCAACAAGGACGGCGCGGTCTACGGTCTCAAGGGCTTGTACTCCGCGGGCGAAGCGGCCTGCTGGGACATGCACGGCTTCAACAGGCTGGGCGGCAACTCCCTGGCCGAAACCGTGGTCGCGGGCGGCATCATCGGCGCCAAGGTCGTCGAGTTCCTGAAGGGCTACGAGACCACCTTCGACACCAAGGCCATCAACGCCGAGGTCAAGCGCCAGGAAGAACGCATCCACGACGTCATCCACGGCCGCAACGGCAAGCTGAACGTCTACCAGGTGCGCAACGAGATGCAGGAAGCGCTCATGAAGGGCTGCTTCGTCTTCCGCAACAAGGAAGGCCTTGAGGAATGTGTCACCACCCTGCAGGGAACCATGGAAAAGGCCCGCAAGGTCGGCCTGGTCTCCGACGGCGTTGGCGCCAACCACGAACTGGCCGCCGCCCTCAAGCTCGAAGGACAGGTCCGGCTGGCCATGTGCATCGCCCATGCGGCCCTGATGCGCACCGAATCCCGAGGCTCCCACAACCGCGAGGACTTCCCCGAACGCAATGACGCCGAATGGCTCAACCGCACCCTGGCCTACTGGCCCGAAGGCGCGGACATGCCCGAGCTCAAGTACGAGGACACCACCCCGCTGTTCGAGCTGCCTCCGGGCGACCGCGGTTACGGCGGCGGCAAGATTATCCCGGCTGACGAAAAGTACGTGAAGGAGCGCACCGTCAAGAGCCCCGTCACCGAAATCGGCAAGAAGAAGTAA
- a CDS encoding succinate dehydrogenase/fumarate reductase cytochrome b subunit: MKTFTTSVPGVSLTDAALDWLQMLTGASLILFMWCHMLLVSSVVISPSVMNAIAGFFEATYMAQVGGPLIFLTFLVHFALAARKIPFRAEGQGTIWAHAKMLKHRDTWLWVVQAVTAMIILILGAIHMWVVLNDLPITAAKSAARMQHFWWFLFYMILLPSVELHVSVGFYRIAVKWGFVKSDQRKGFKRFETTLFTIFMVIGVITLIRFVTLG; encoded by the coding sequence ATGAAAACCTTTACGACATCCGTCCCAGGCGTGTCCCTCACCGATGCAGCCCTTGACTGGCTGCAGATGCTGACGGGAGCGAGCCTGATCCTGTTCATGTGGTGTCACATGCTGCTCGTGTCCTCGGTGGTCATATCGCCGAGCGTCATGAACGCCATTGCGGGCTTCTTCGAAGCCACCTACATGGCCCAGGTCGGCGGCCCGCTTATCTTCCTGACCTTCCTGGTCCACTTCGCCCTGGCCGCGCGCAAGATTCCCTTCCGCGCCGAGGGACAGGGCACCATCTGGGCCCATGCGAAGATGCTCAAGCACCGCGACACGTGGCTGTGGGTCGTCCAGGCCGTAACCGCCATGATCATCCTGATCCTGGGCGCCATCCACATGTGGGTTGTGCTCAACGACCTGCCCATCACCGCCGCCAAGTCCGCCGCGCGGATGCAGCACTTCTGGTGGTTCCTTTTCTACATGATCCTCCTTCCCAGCGTGGAACTTCACGTCAGCGTCGGCTTCTACCGCATCGCCGTGAAGTGGGGTTTCGTGAAATCCGATCAGCGGAAGGGCTTCAAGCGCTTCGAGACGACCCTGTTCACCATCTTCATGGTCATCGGCGTCATCACCCTCATCCGCTTCGTAACGTTAGGCTAG
- a CDS encoding sigma-54-dependent transcriptional regulator, whose protein sequence is MKKIILVDDEQSVRDSARQWLELSDFEVMDYADARVALRDITPDYAGIVITDVKMPGLDGLAFQKEIAAIDEHIPVVLFTGHGDIAMAVEAIRGGAYDFVEKPFEPEQIVETIKRALEKRRLVLENRQLKMALSECEGIDSRLVGTSQPMRELKKEITHIAPTRANVLIFGETGTGKEVIARAIHNLSLLNKGPYMALNCATIPVDMAESELFGHVSGAFTGAQGKRIGKLEAANSGTLFLDELNSMPLDVQGKLLRALEMREITPLGANSPRAVNFRLISAMNENPRTAIDEGRLREDLYFRINTVEVNVPPLRERMDDIPLLFSFFLERMADTYGMAAAPLEPDGLPLMMSHDWPGNIRELKSVAERYILSPLPAKERIAKIIATKTGDNASQAVSLREQVSLFERHLIQESLNRNGGVIKDVIDDLGIPRRTLNEKMTKYGLKRSE, encoded by the coding sequence ATGAAAAAAATCATATTGGTAGATGACGAGCAGTCGGTTCGGGACTCCGCACGGCAATGGCTGGAGCTGTCGGACTTCGAAGTCATGGACTACGCCGACGCGCGCGTGGCCCTCAGGGACATCACGCCCGACTACGCCGGCATCGTCATCACCGACGTCAAGATGCCCGGCCTGGACGGGCTCGCCTTCCAGAAGGAGATCGCGGCCATCGACGAACACATCCCCGTGGTCCTGTTCACCGGGCACGGCGACATCGCCATGGCCGTCGAGGCCATCCGGGGCGGAGCCTACGACTTTGTGGAAAAACCCTTCGAGCCCGAACAGATCGTTGAGACCATCAAGCGCGCCCTGGAAAAACGCCGCCTGGTTTTGGAAAACCGCCAGCTCAAGATGGCCCTGTCCGAATGCGAGGGCATCGATTCCCGTCTGGTGGGCACCAGCCAGCCCATGCGCGAGCTCAAGAAGGAGATCACCCACATCGCCCCCACCAGGGCCAACGTGCTCATCTTCGGCGAAACCGGCACCGGCAAGGAGGTCATCGCCAGGGCCATCCACAACCTCTCCCTGTTGAACAAGGGGCCGTACATGGCCCTGAACTGCGCGACCATCCCGGTCGACATGGCGGAGAGCGAGCTGTTCGGCCACGTCAGCGGCGCGTTCACCGGCGCACAGGGCAAACGCATTGGCAAGCTCGAAGCGGCCAACAGCGGGACCCTGTTCCTGGACGAACTCAACTCCATGCCTCTGGACGTCCAGGGCAAGTTGCTGCGCGCCCTGGAAATGCGCGAAATCACCCCGCTTGGCGCGAATTCGCCCCGCGCCGTGAACTTTCGGCTGATTTCCGCCATGAACGAAAACCCGCGCACGGCCATCGACGAAGGACGCCTGCGCGAGGACCTCTACTTCCGCATCAACACGGTGGAGGTGAACGTCCCGCCCCTGCGCGAACGCATGGACGACATCCCCCTGCTTTTTTCCTTCTTCCTGGAAAGAATGGCCGACACGTACGGCATGGCCGCCGCTCCGCTGGAACCAGACGGGCTCCCCCTGATGATGAGCCACGACTGGCCCGGCAACATCCGCGAGCTCAAGAGCGTGGCCGAACGCTACATTCTGTCGCCGCTCCCGGCCAAGGAGCGGATCGCCAAGATCATAGCGACCAAGACCGGCGACAACGCCTCCCAGGCCGTCAGCCTCCGTGAGCAGGTGTCCCTCTTCGAACGGCACCTGATCCAGGAATCGCTGAACCGCAACGGCGGCGTCATCAAGGACGTCATCGACGACCTCGGCATTCCCCGCCGCACCCTCAACGAAAAAATGACCAAATACGGACTGAAACGGTCCGAATAA
- a CDS encoding sensor histidine kinase: MKGFNETRFNSPTMVLGIFLLIGLPFIVGLLVQYDDLQDLKQVSDERLTLYEMTLDSELRKYEYLPYLISENGMVTTFLNQGGEGVPINRFLKRVNTIAESSVVYIIGTDGIVKAASNWDRPNAFIGLDLGFRPYFKDAMADRQGTFFGVGITRGEPGIYISHPIKDGSRIIGVAVAKIALSPLEHLWKEGGETLLVTDSNGVIVLTSRPSWKYMTLTPLDAGMIREIHAREHYPKYQLKHLPWRSRTRFGFVQETTIGAERFLLNTRGIPGTDWKISYLTPQGPLWERTLGVSLTTFVVLGLAVLSRLFLRERRQRQISRQQAVEANHIRDINRKLAQEIEERKRTEHELRAAQEELVQAGKLAALGEMATAIAHELNQPIAATKTYIASCRLMLRRNKLDDLDPTLIKVSELGNRMAKVTGQLKSFARRTTDKNIEFDLRQAIKEALNLMKHQFRVENCDLKLSMPGQPVHVRGDRMRMEQVLINLFRNGLDALQETPSPLIGVRLSVEGDKATIHVWDNGPGIAKEVGKKIFEPFVTTKKEGIGVGLGLSISYKIVKEMKGDFKVANRDPRGAEFFVHLPLSKPKQDDNRS, translated from the coding sequence ATGAAAGGCTTCAACGAGACGCGATTCAACTCCCCTACGATGGTCCTGGGCATCTTCCTGCTCATCGGCCTGCCGTTCATCGTCGGCCTGCTGGTGCAGTACGACGATCTCCAGGACCTGAAACAGGTCTCCGACGAACGGCTGACCCTGTACGAGATGACGCTCGATTCCGAGCTGCGCAAGTACGAGTACCTGCCCTACCTCATCTCCGAAAACGGCATGGTCACCACCTTCCTGAACCAGGGCGGAGAAGGCGTGCCCATCAACCGCTTCCTCAAACGGGTGAACACCATCGCCGAGTCGTCCGTGGTCTACATCATCGGCACCGACGGCATCGTCAAGGCGGCCAGCAACTGGGACCGCCCCAACGCCTTCATCGGCCTGGACCTCGGCTTCCGTCCCTACTTCAAGGACGCCATGGCCGATCGCCAGGGAACGTTCTTCGGCGTGGGCATCACCAGGGGCGAACCCGGCATCTACATTTCCCATCCCATCAAGGACGGGAGCCGGATCATCGGCGTGGCCGTCGCCAAAATCGCTCTCTCCCCCCTGGAACATCTCTGGAAGGAGGGCGGCGAGACCCTGCTCGTCACCGACTCCAACGGGGTCATCGTCCTGACCAGCCGCCCCAGTTGGAAATACATGACCCTGACGCCGCTCGACGCGGGCATGATCCGGGAAATCCACGCCCGCGAGCACTACCCCAAATATCAGCTCAAGCATCTGCCCTGGCGCTCCAGAACCCGCTTCGGTTTTGTGCAGGAAACGACCATCGGGGCCGAACGGTTCCTCCTGAACACCCGGGGCATTCCGGGAACGGATTGGAAAATCAGTTACCTGACGCCCCAGGGTCCGCTCTGGGAACGGACGCTGGGCGTCTCGCTGACCACGTTCGTCGTCCTCGGCCTGGCCGTGCTGAGCCGCCTTTTCCTCCGGGAACGCAGGCAACGGCAGATATCCCGGCAACAAGCCGTCGAGGCCAACCACATCCGGGACATCAACCGCAAACTGGCCCAGGAGATTGAGGAGCGCAAACGCACCGAGCACGAACTGCGCGCGGCCCAGGAGGAGCTCGTCCAGGCGGGCAAGCTGGCCGCCCTCGGCGAGATGGCCACGGCCATCGCCCACGAGCTCAACCAGCCTATCGCGGCCACCAAGACCTACATCGCCAGTTGCAGGCTGATGCTCAGGCGCAACAAGCTGGACGACCTTGATCCCACCCTCATCAAGGTCTCGGAGCTGGGCAACCGCATGGCCAAGGTCACCGGGCAGCTCAAGTCCTTTGCCCGGCGGACCACGGACAAGAACATCGAGTTCGACCTCCGCCAGGCCATCAAGGAGGCGCTCAACCTGATGAAGCACCAGTTCCGGGTCGAAAACTGCGACCTCAAGCTTTCCATGCCCGGCCAGCCCGTCCATGTCCGGGGCGACCGGATGCGCATGGAACAGGTCCTCATCAATCTTTTCCGAAACGGACTGGACGCATTGCAGGAGACCCCTTCCCCGCTCATCGGCGTGCGACTGAGCGTGGAAGGGGACAAGGCCACCATCCACGTCTGGGACAACGGCCCCGGAATCGCCAAGGAAGTCGGCAAGAAAATATTCGAGCCGTTCGTGACCACCAAGAAGGAAGGCATCGGCGTAGGGCTGGGCCTGTCCATCTCCTACAAGATCGTCAAGGAAATGAAGGGAGACTTCAAGGTGGCCAACCGCGACCCGCGCGGAGCCGAATTCTTTGTTCACCTGCCTTTGTCCAAGCCGAAACAGGATGACAACAGATCATGA
- a CDS encoding MFS transporter, producing MQPNGNYRTFAAVLTGGLFTTLGVGLFAFTIPLLSLDERVSGAWLGTAFAAYYLAKLLASPLAGMAADRFGPKPVLILATSAGCLIPLTYFTAPGLTSLYIVQAAMGLVSGLIRPVGLAALGGSASGPALSRRFAANAALFNAASFAGPIIGSLLYTTGVMGPVLIGLSVCLGLALAATLLLMPEDAATSLAPHPAESANPSPPRHRGKGAALLLAIGGRSLGIGLTTAFYPIVLADVLGRHGPVAAATFAAPGLATFLGLLITGRLTNKNPDMDRVVLGMFLSAGGLYALGECRALWQFITFGVILGLGAALSIPASMFFASTLSRRQGAVFGAANLASGLGFLLGPLLGGFAVHTLHSPAPALKAAAVIGALSCLPLLFHIFRDQFHWGRGMAWTSTGIAATLLGLLLVQALSPDFHPDDRDKDLYRFTDVAMGTVVKLTIEAPSRKSASLAARRTMTAMRALQQDLDHRNPRGSIGRINRAAGSSWVKTTPRAFALLDRALKFSAATDGAFDPTVGALTTSPFYYAMDESVARAKSGLVDYRMVLMDPPGNRVRLKKKGMALDLGGIAKGSIVDAAVALLKKHGVPSGIVEAGGDFRCFGDRDWNIGIRHPRNSAVFQTIPIRDKGVCGSGDYQQFVTPDKKGGPITRHHIIDPSTMDSAHESIGVTVVANTAELADALATTLFIMGPAKGTAFLKKYSPDSACIWFLPDGTVSYTDNFPQ from the coding sequence ATGCAACCGAACGGCAATTACCGCACCTTCGCAGCCGTCCTGACCGGCGGACTCTTCACCACCCTTGGCGTGGGGCTGTTCGCCTTCACCATCCCGCTTCTCAGCCTGGACGAACGGGTCAGCGGGGCATGGCTCGGCACGGCGTTCGCCGCCTACTACCTGGCCAAGCTTCTGGCCTCGCCCCTGGCGGGCATGGCCGCCGACAGATTCGGCCCCAAGCCGGTCCTGATCCTGGCCACCTCGGCCGGATGCCTCATCCCCCTGACCTATTTCACGGCTCCCGGCCTGACCTCCCTGTACATCGTCCAGGCCGCCATGGGCCTGGTCTCCGGCCTGATCCGCCCCGTGGGACTGGCCGCCCTCGGAGGCTCGGCCTCGGGTCCGGCCCTGTCCCGCCGCTTCGCGGCCAACGCGGCCCTGTTCAACGCGGCCTCCTTTGCGGGACCGATCATCGGCAGCCTGCTCTACACCACCGGCGTCATGGGGCCCGTCCTCATCGGCCTGTCGGTCTGCCTGGGCCTGGCCCTGGCGGCCACCCTCCTGCTCATGCCGGAGGATGCGGCCACCAGCCTCGCTCCGCACCCGGCCGAATCGGCCAATCCCAGCCCGCCGAGGCACCGAGGGAAAGGCGCGGCCCTGCTCCTGGCCATCGGCGGCCGCAGCCTGGGCATCGGCCTGACCACGGCCTTTTACCCCATCGTCCTGGCCGACGTCCTCGGACGGCACGGGCCTGTCGCCGCGGCAACCTTCGCCGCGCCGGGATTGGCCACCTTCCTCGGGCTGCTGATAACCGGACGTCTCACCAACAAGAACCCCGACATGGACCGCGTGGTCCTGGGCATGTTCCTCAGCGCGGGCGGACTGTACGCCCTCGGCGAGTGCCGCGCCCTCTGGCAATTCATCACCTTCGGCGTGATCCTCGGACTCGGCGCGGCCCTGTCCATCCCGGCGTCCATGTTTTTCGCCTCCACCCTGAGCCGCCGCCAGGGAGCGGTCTTCGGCGCGGCCAACCTCGCCTCGGGGCTGGGCTTTCTCCTCGGACCGCTGCTGGGCGGATTCGCGGTCCACACCCTGCACTCCCCGGCTCCGGCCCTCAAGGCGGCGGCGGTCATCGGCGCGCTGTCCTGCCTGCCGCTGCTGTTCCACATCTTCCGCGACCAGTTCCACTGGGGCCGGGGCATGGCCTGGACCTCCACGGGAATCGCGGCAACACTGCTCGGGCTGCTCCTCGTCCAGGCCCTCTCCCCGGACTTCCACCCCGACGACCGGGACAAGGACCTCTACCGCTTCACGGACGTGGCCATGGGCACCGTGGTCAAGCTGACCATCGAAGCCCCGAGCCGCAAATCCGCCTCCCTTGCCGCCCGCCGAACCATGACCGCCATGCGGGCCTTGCAACAGGACCTCGATCACCGCAACCCGCGCGGCTCCATCGGACGCATCAACCGGGCGGCGGGAAGCTCCTGGGTCAAGACAACGCCAAGGGCCTTCGCCCTGCTCGACCGCGCCCTCAAGTTCAGCGCGGCCACGGACGGGGCCTTTGACCCCACGGTCGGCGCCCTGACCACCTCGCCTTTCTACTACGCCATGGATGAATCCGTGGCCCGGGCCAAATCCGGGCTGGTTGACTACCGCATGGTCCTCATGGACCCGCCGGGCAATCGGGTGCGGCTCAAAAAGAAGGGCATGGCACTGGACCTCGGCGGCATCGCCAAGGGGTCCATCGTGGACGCGGCCGTGGCCCTGCTCAAAAAGCACGGCGTGCCGTCCGGCATTGTCGAGGCCGGAGGCGACTTCCGCTGCTTCGGAGACCGCGACTGGAACATCGGCATCCGCCACCCGCGCAACTCCGCCGTGTTCCAAACCATCCCCATCCGCGACAAGGGCGTATGCGGCTCGGGCGACTACCAGCAGTTCGTCACCCCGGATAAAAAGGGCGGCCCCATCACACGCCATCATATCATCGACCCCTCAACCATGGACTCGGCTCACGAATCCATCGGCGTGACGGTCGTTGCCAACACGGCGGAACTGGCCGACGCCCTGGCCACCACCCTGTTCATCATGGGACCGGCCAAGGGCACGGCTTTCCTCAAGAAATACTCCCCCGACAGCGCGTGCATCTGGTTCCTGCCCGACGGCACCGTGTCCTATACCGACAATTTTCCGCAATAA
- a CDS encoding NAD kinase translates to MEAAIRRIACVASETPTARERFAILKDRYPLVPVDQADALVTLGGDGFMLRAMHEFMDLDLPFYGMNCGTIGFLLNQFAPDNLLERINAAQEHLLSPLAMTATDVRGERVSALAYNEVAMLRISQQSAHIRLFINGRERLDNLVCDGIMLATPAGSTAYNLSAHGPIIPLGSNVLALTPICPFRPRRWNGALLPNTADVEFEILTPDRRPVSATADFLEIRDVAHILVHEDHTRPARILFAPDHSLEERIFNEQFVH, encoded by the coding sequence ATGGAAGCTGCCATCCGCCGTATCGCCTGCGTCGCCTCGGAAACGCCCACCGCACGGGAACGATTCGCCATCCTGAAGGACCGCTATCCGCTGGTCCCCGTCGACCAGGCCGACGCCCTGGTGACCCTCGGCGGAGACGGGTTCATGCTCCGGGCCATGCACGAATTCATGGACCTCGACCTGCCCTTCTACGGCATGAACTGCGGGACCATCGGCTTTCTGCTCAACCAGTTCGCCCCGGACAACCTCCTCGAACGGATCAACGCGGCCCAGGAACATCTCCTCAGCCCGCTGGCCATGACCGCCACCGACGTCCGGGGAGAGCGCGTCTCGGCCCTGGCCTACAATGAGGTGGCCATGCTGCGCATCTCCCAGCAATCCGCCCACATACGGCTGTTCATCAACGGCCGCGAGCGGCTGGACAATTTGGTCTGCGACGGGATCATGCTCGCCACCCCCGCCGGCAGCACGGCCTACAACCTCTCCGCCCACGGCCCGATCATCCCCCTCGGCTCCAACGTCCTGGCCCTGACCCCGATCTGCCCCTTCCGGCCCCGCCGCTGGAACGGCGCCCTGCTCCCCAACACCGCGGACGTGGAGTTCGAGATTCTCACCCCCGACAGGCGGCCGGTGAGCGCCACGGCGGATTTCCTCGAAATTCGCGACGTGGCCCACATCCTGGTCCACGAAGACCACACGCGCCCGGCGCGCATCCTTTTCGCCCCGGACCACTCCCTGGAGGAGCGCATCTTCAACGAGCAGTTCGTCCACTGA
- the allE gene encoding (S)-ureidoglycine aminohydrolase, producing MPYPEGFLKNRSTYEPGKYAVITTEGRVFNVIPGIEGCALSILASPKLGANFVQIVGTVSTEGKTTMPYGRAEGVESFLFVMDGEGTLNAEVDGRTETLTAGGYVYAPPGKGVSFASAGDAPVTILLYKQRFVPHPDPAVKRPWFVTGSIRDIAEQRYDSMDNVFVRDLLPTDQAFDMNFHTLAFLPGGCHPFVETHVQEHGMYIYQGEGLYLLDEQWLPVESGDFIWIAPFCKQACYGIGRERMEYIYSKDCHRDEAI from the coding sequence ATGCCGTATCCCGAAGGTTTTCTGAAAAACCGCTCCACATACGAACCCGGCAAATACGCGGTCATCACCACTGAAGGCCGGGTCTTCAACGTGATTCCCGGCATCGAAGGCTGCGCCCTCTCCATTCTGGCGTCGCCCAAGCTCGGGGCGAATTTCGTGCAGATCGTCGGCACGGTCTCCACCGAAGGCAAAACGACCATGCCTTACGGCCGGGCCGAAGGCGTCGAATCATTCCTTTTCGTCATGGACGGCGAAGGAACCCTGAACGCAGAGGTGGACGGCCGGACCGAAACCCTGACGGCGGGCGGCTACGTCTACGCGCCCCCGGGCAAGGGCGTGAGCTTCGCCTCGGCGGGCGACGCGCCGGTCACCATTCTTCTCTACAAGCAACGCTTCGTCCCCCATCCCGACCCGGCCGTAAAAAGGCCGTGGTTCGTCACCGGGTCAATCCGGGACATAGCGGAACAACGCTACGATTCCATGGACAACGTCTTCGTCCGCGACCTGCTGCCCACTGACCAGGCCTTCGACATGAACTTCCACACCCTGGCCTTCCTGCCCGGCGGGTGCCACCCCTTCGTGGAAACCCATGTCCAGGAACACGGCATGTACATCTATCAGGGCGAGGGGCTTTACCTCCTGGACGAGCAATGGCTGCCCGTGGAATCGGGCGACTTCATCTGGATCGCGCCCTTCTGCAAGCAGGCGTGCTACGGCATCGGCCGCGAACGCATGGAGTACATCTACTCCAAGGATTGCCATCGGGACGAGGCCATCTAG
- a CDS encoding carbonic anhydrase codes for MELKAWPRFAVHTSEVLHPMKDIQKFIAGFRNFRNEYFCREDAPFEHLCKGQNPTTMVIACSDSRTDPSFIMQCEPGEIFVIRNVANIVPPYECDTGFHGVSSAIEYAVKVLKVDNIIVLGHSLCGGIDALMHDDAVRHTEFLFKWLSVMSPVRDEVVDHFGEVSKKSCTACEMAGILRSVQNLMTFPWIKERLDEGTLSLHGWYFEMKSGQLLSYSPQTKAFEPLTVADPHPRKEDAPE; via the coding sequence GTGGAACTGAAGGCGTGGCCCAGGTTCGCCGTCCATACCAGCGAGGTCTTGCATCCCATGAAGGATATCCAGAAGTTCATTGCCGGCTTTCGAAATTTCCGAAACGAGTACTTCTGTCGCGAGGACGCTCCGTTCGAGCACCTTTGCAAAGGGCAGAATCCCACCACCATGGTCATCGCGTGCAGCGACTCGCGCACCGACCCGTCGTTCATCATGCAATGCGAGCCGGGCGAGATATTCGTGATCCGCAACGTGGCCAACATCGTGCCGCCCTACGAGTGCGACACGGGTTTCCACGGCGTGTCCTCGGCTATCGAGTACGCGGTCAAGGTCCTCAAGGTGGACAACATCATCGTCCTCGGCCACAGCCTGTGCGGCGGCATCGACGCCCTGATGCACGACGACGCGGTGCGGCACACCGAGTTCCTGTTCAAGTGGCTGTCGGTCATGTCCCCGGTGCGCGACGAGGTCGTGGACCATTTCGGCGAGGTGAGCAAGAAGTCCTGCACCGCCTGCGAGATGGCGGGCATCCTGCGGTCCGTCCAGAATCTCATGACCTTTCCCTGGATCAAGGAGCGGCTCGATGAGGGAACTCTTTCCCTGCACGGCTGGTACTTCGAAATGAAGTCCGGTCAGTTATTGAGCTACTCGCCCCAGACAAAGGCCTTTGAGCCCCTGACCGTGGCCGACCCCCATCCCCGGAAAGAGGACGCCCCGGAATAG